Proteins encoded together in one Stutzerimonas stutzeri window:
- a CDS encoding phytoene desaturase — protein MNQATGGVRRAVVIGAGFGGLALAIRLQRAGVQTTLLEKRDKPGGRAYVYHDQGFTFDAGPTVITDPPALEELFSGAGKRMADYVELLPVSPFYRLCWEDGYSFDYVNDQAQLDRQIHALNPRDVAGYQRFLAYSRAVYEEGYVKLGTVPFLSFRSMIGVAPQLAKLQAWRNVYSMVAKFVENDRLRQALSFHSLLVGGNPFETSSIYALIHALERQGGVWFPRGGTGALVQGMVRLFEDLGGRLELNAEVARIELEAGRAKAVITGDGRRFDTDAVASNADVVNTYKQLLGHEARGRDEAKRLSGKRFSMSLFVIHFGLKRRHEHLQHHTVCFGPRYRELIDEIFKRETLADDFSLYLHAPCVTDPSLAPEGCASHYVLAPVPHLGTADIDWAEEGPKYRDRIFEYLERHYMPGLRGDLVTHRIFTPQDFRDELNAHLGSAFSLEPILTQSAWFRPHNRDDVIPNLYIVGAGTHPGAGVPGVVGSAKATAGLMLEDFMLKEQAG, from the coding sequence ATGAACCAGGCAACAGGCGGTGTGAGGCGGGCGGTGGTGATCGGTGCCGGTTTCGGCGGGCTGGCGTTGGCGATCCGCCTGCAGCGCGCCGGCGTCCAGACGACGCTGCTGGAGAAGCGCGACAAGCCGGGCGGCCGCGCCTACGTCTACCACGACCAGGGCTTCACCTTCGATGCCGGGCCGACGGTGATCACCGATCCGCCGGCGTTGGAAGAACTCTTCAGCGGCGCCGGCAAGCGCATGGCCGACTATGTCGAGTTGCTGCCGGTCAGCCCCTTCTACCGGCTGTGCTGGGAGGACGGCTACAGCTTCGACTACGTCAACGACCAGGCCCAGCTGGACCGGCAGATCCACGCGCTCAACCCTCGTGACGTGGCCGGCTATCAGCGCTTTCTCGCCTATTCGCGGGCGGTGTACGAGGAGGGCTACGTCAAGCTCGGCACTGTGCCCTTCCTGTCGTTTCGCAGCATGATCGGCGTCGCGCCGCAGCTGGCCAAGCTGCAGGCCTGGCGCAACGTGTACAGCATGGTGGCCAAGTTCGTGGAGAACGACCGGCTGCGCCAGGCGCTGTCCTTTCACTCGCTGCTGGTGGGCGGCAATCCGTTCGAGACCTCGTCCATCTACGCGCTGATCCATGCCCTGGAGCGCCAGGGCGGTGTCTGGTTTCCCCGCGGCGGCACCGGGGCGCTGGTGCAGGGGATGGTCCGGCTGTTCGAGGATCTGGGCGGCAGGCTGGAGCTGAACGCCGAGGTCGCGCGGATCGAGCTGGAGGCCGGACGCGCGAAGGCCGTGATCACGGGTGACGGTCGCCGCTTCGACACCGATGCGGTGGCGTCCAACGCGGATGTGGTCAACACCTACAAGCAGCTGCTCGGGCATGAGGCGCGTGGTCGCGACGAGGCCAAACGGCTCTCCGGCAAGCGTTTCTCGATGTCCCTGTTCGTCATCCATTTCGGTCTCAAGCGCCGTCATGAGCACCTGCAGCATCACACGGTGTGCTTCGGCCCGCGTTACCGCGAGCTGATCGACGAGATCTTCAAGCGCGAGACGCTGGCAGACGACTTTTCCCTCTACCTGCACGCGCCCTGCGTCACCGATCCTTCGCTGGCGCCGGAAGGCTGCGCCAGCCATTACGTGCTGGCGCCGGTGCCGCACTTGGGCACGGCGGATATCGACTGGGCGGAGGAAGGCCCGAAGTACCGCGACCGCATCTTCGAGTACCTGGAGCGGCACTACATGCCGGGGCTGCGTGGCGATCTGGTGACCCACCGGATCTTCACGCCGCAGGATTTTCGCGACGAGCTCAACGCCCATCTGGGCTCGGCATTTTCGCTGGAGCCGATCCTCACCCAGAGCGCCTGGTTCCGCCCGCACAACCGCGACGACGTGATTCCCAACCTCTATATCGTCGGCGCCGGCACTCACCCGGGTGCCGGCGTGCCGGGGGTCGTCGGTTCGGCCAAGGCCACCGCCGGGCTGATGCTGGAGGACTTCATGTTGAAGGAGCAGGCCGGATGA
- a CDS encoding NAD(P)H-dependent flavin oxidoreductase, whose translation MDLRDLFGIEHPIIQAPMAGAQNHLLAAAVCKAGGLGSIPAGMLDAAALDAELTAIEALTDRPYNVNFFCHQTPAADPTAFDAWHRMLTPLFAEFDVDPANIPAGATRQPFDVAMAAVLERHRPALVSFHFGLPSPDLLQRARATGAKIASSATTVAEGLWLQQHGVDLVIAQGLEAGGHRGIFLSEDLTTQLGTFALLPQLVAALDVPVVAAGGIADAQGVTAAQALGAAGVQLGTAYLLCPESRTNALHRAALKSPQAVHTALTTLFSGRPARGIVNRIMRELGPQPEGVPPFPLAGNAIGALRAQTEKQGLDHCTPLWAGQNVSGCREIPAGQLTRELAGGWRA comes from the coding sequence ATGGACCTGCGCGATCTCTTCGGCATCGAGCACCCGATCATCCAGGCACCCATGGCCGGTGCGCAGAATCACCTGCTGGCCGCGGCGGTCTGCAAGGCCGGCGGGCTGGGCTCGATCCCGGCCGGCATGCTCGATGCGGCGGCGCTGGACGCCGAGCTGACCGCCATCGAGGCGCTGACCGACCGACCCTACAACGTCAATTTCTTCTGTCACCAGACGCCAGCCGCCGACCCGACGGCCTTCGACGCCTGGCACCGGATGCTCACACCGTTGTTCGCCGAATTCGACGTCGACCCAGCCAACATTCCGGCCGGCGCCACCCGCCAGCCGTTCGACGTGGCAATGGCCGCGGTGCTGGAGCGGCACAGGCCCGCACTGGTCAGCTTCCACTTCGGCCTGCCTAGCCCCGACCTGTTGCAGCGCGCCCGCGCCACCGGGGCGAAGATCGCCTCCAGCGCGACAACGGTCGCCGAAGGCCTCTGGTTGCAGCAGCACGGCGTCGACCTGGTGATCGCCCAGGGTCTGGAGGCCGGCGGCCACCGCGGCATCTTCCTCAGCGAGGACCTGACCACCCAACTCGGCACCTTCGCCCTGCTGCCGCAACTGGTCGCCGCGCTGGACGTACCGGTGGTCGCCGCCGGCGGCATCGCCGATGCCCAGGGCGTGACGGCAGCGCAGGCCCTGGGCGCCGCTGGTGTGCAACTGGGCACCGCCTACCTGCTGTGCCCGGAGAGCCGCACCAATGCGCTGCATCGCGCCGCGCTGAAGAGCCCGCAGGCAGTGCATACCGCGCTGACCACCCTGTTCAGCGGGCGCCCGGCACGCGGCATCGTCAACCGCATCATGCGCGAGCTGGGTCCGCAGCCCGAAGGGGTGCCGCCCTTCCCGCTGGCCGGCAACGCCATCGGCGCGCTGCGCGCCCAGACCGAGAAGCAGGGCCTGGATCACTGTACGCCGCTGTGGGCCGGGCAGAACGTCAGCGGCTGCCGGGAGATCCCGGCCGGCCAGCTGACTCGTGAACTTGCCGGCGGCTGGCGGGCCTGA
- a CDS encoding sterol desaturase family protein translates to MSPLTNTLVFLATLAGMEVFAWWAHKYVMHGWGWGWHKSHHEPRNGWFEKNDLYAVVFAGVAILLIALGTAGYHPLEWIGAGMTAYGFLYFVAHDGLVHHRWPLRYVPRNGYLKRLYQAHRLHHAVEGKERCVSFGFLYAPPLPVLKRQLRELHDGPLRKHQGASSEDVSRDRQNAA, encoded by the coding sequence ATGAGTCCACTGACCAATACGCTCGTCTTCCTGGCCACCCTGGCCGGCATGGAAGTCTTCGCCTGGTGGGCGCACAAGTACGTGATGCACGGCTGGGGCTGGGGCTGGCACAAGTCGCACCACGAGCCGCGCAACGGCTGGTTCGAGAAGAACGACCTCTATGCGGTGGTGTTCGCTGGCGTGGCGATCCTGCTGATCGCCCTGGGCACGGCCGGTTATCACCCGCTGGAATGGATCGGCGCCGGGATGACGGCCTACGGTTTTCTCTATTTCGTCGCTCATGACGGGCTGGTCCATCACCGCTGGCCGCTGCGCTACGTGCCGCGCAACGGCTATCTCAAGCGGCTGTATCAGGCGCACCGTCTGCACCATGCGGTCGAAGGAAAGGAGCGCTGCGTATCCTTCGGCTTTCTCTACGCGCCGCCGCTGCCGGTGCTCAAGCGCCAGCTGCGCGAGCTGCACGACGGGCCGCTGCGCAAGCACCAGGGTGCATCTAGCGAGGACGTCTCCAGAGATCGTCAGAACGCGGCCTGA
- a CDS encoding 23S rRNA (adenine(2030)-N(6))-methyltransferase RlmJ, whose product MNYRHAFHAGNHADVLKHLVLSRIFALLSRKEAPFAYLDSHAGVGLYDLAGDQASRTGEWLQGIARIWQAETRPALLDDYLGVIRSLNPDGALRYYPGSPELARQLTREQDRLQLNEKHPEDGALLKDNMSGDRRVAVHRGEGWHVPRALMPTREKRVVLLIDPPFEQADELSRCVTALKEALGRMRQTIGVIWYPIKDERQLKRFYQDLARSGAPKLLRAELFVHPADDASRLAGSGLAIVNPPWGLEDELRELLPWLAEQLAQSQGGWRLDWLIEEA is encoded by the coding sequence ATGAACTACCGCCACGCCTTCCATGCCGGCAACCACGCCGATGTGCTCAAACACCTGGTGCTGAGCCGGATCTTCGCCCTGCTGTCGCGCAAGGAGGCCCCGTTCGCCTACCTCGACAGCCACGCCGGCGTCGGCCTCTACGACCTGGCGGGCGACCAGGCCAGCCGCACCGGCGAGTGGCTGCAGGGCATCGCCCGCATCTGGCAGGCCGAAACCCGCCCGGCGCTGCTAGACGACTACCTCGGCGTGATCCGCTCGCTCAACCCGGACGGCGCGCTGCGCTACTACCCGGGCTCGCCGGAACTGGCGCGGCAGCTGACCCGCGAGCAGGATCGGCTGCAGCTCAACGAGAAGCATCCCGAGGATGGCGCCCTGCTCAAGGACAACATGTCCGGCGACCGCCGCGTGGCGGTGCACCGGGGCGAGGGCTGGCATGTACCGCGGGCGCTGATGCCGACCCGCGAGAAGCGCGTGGTGCTGCTGATCGACCCGCCATTCGAACAGGCCGACGAACTGAGCCGATGCGTCACGGCGCTCAAGGAAGCGCTCGGCCGCATGCGCCAGACCATCGGCGTGATCTGGTACCCGATCAAGGACGAGCGCCAGCTCAAACGCTTTTATCAGGACCTCGCCCGCAGCGGCGCCCCGAAACTGCTGCGCGCCGAACTGTTCGTCCACCCCGCCGACGACGCCAGCCGCCTGGCCGGCTCGGGCCTGGCCATCGTCAACCCGCCGTGGGGGCTGGAGGATGAACTGCGAGAGCTGTTGCCCTGGTTGGCCGAGCAGTTGGCGCAGAGCCAGGGTGGCTGGCGGCTGGACTGGCTGATCGAAGAGGCCTGA
- a CDS encoding phytoene/squalene synthase family protein: protein MNDQVIDHSTQAINVGSKSFAAAAKLFDERTRQSAVMLYAWCRHCDDVIDGQTLGHGQVEGDRNSGEARLAELVDLTERAYAGEPMADPAFAAFQQVIQRHRIPKAHPLEHLAGFRMDVQGYRYQTLDDTLLYCYRVAGVVGLMMARVMGAEAEPTLDRACDLGLAFQLTNIARDIVEDAQIGRVYLPVEWLAEVGIPEDEVALPQHRAALATLAARLVDLAEPYYRSASQGLRDLPLRSAWSIATAHGVYRQIGVEVKARGAAAWDARVSTSKGQKLQFLLGGGVLALASRRMQVRPRSDDLWRRPR from the coding sequence ATGAACGATCAGGTCATCGATCACTCCACTCAGGCGATCAACGTCGGCTCCAAGAGCTTCGCCGCGGCGGCAAAGCTGTTCGACGAGCGCACCCGCCAGAGCGCGGTGATGCTCTACGCCTGGTGCCGTCATTGCGACGATGTGATCGACGGCCAGACGCTGGGGCATGGCCAGGTCGAGGGCGATCGCAACAGCGGTGAGGCGCGGCTGGCCGAGCTGGTCGATCTCACCGAGCGCGCCTACGCCGGCGAGCCGATGGCCGATCCTGCGTTCGCCGCCTTCCAGCAGGTGATCCAGCGTCATCGGATTCCCAAGGCCCATCCGCTGGAGCATCTGGCGGGTTTTCGCATGGATGTGCAGGGCTACCGCTACCAGACCCTCGACGACACCCTGCTGTACTGCTACCGGGTTGCCGGCGTGGTGGGCCTGATGATGGCGCGGGTGATGGGCGCCGAAGCGGAGCCGACGCTGGATCGCGCCTGTGATCTGGGCTTGGCCTTTCAGCTGACCAACATCGCCCGCGATATCGTCGAGGATGCGCAGATCGGGCGCGTCTATCTGCCGGTCGAGTGGCTGGCGGAGGTGGGTATTCCGGAGGACGAGGTCGCGCTGCCTCAGCATCGTGCCGCGTTGGCGACGCTGGCGGCGCGACTGGTGGATCTGGCCGAGCCCTACTATCGCTCTGCGTCTCAGGGCCTGCGCGACCTGCCGTTACGCTCGGCCTGGTCGATCGCCACGGCTCATGGCGTCTACCGGCAGATCGGCGTCGAGGTGAAAGCGCGCGGCGCGGCGGCCTGGGATGCGCGGGTGTCGACCAGCAAAGGGCAGAAGCTGCAGTTCCTGCTGGGGGGCGGCGTGCTGGCGCTGGCCTCGCGGCGGATGCAGGTCAGGCCGCGTTCTGACGATCTCTGGAGACGTCCTCGCTAG